One Lachnospiraceae bacterium C1.1 genomic region harbors:
- a CDS encoding isoprenyl transferase, with protein MKIPTHIAIILDGNGRWAKSKGMPRTYGHTVGAKNVETICRACHDIGVKYLTVYAFSTENWSRPSDEVSALMLLLRQYLATCQKTAKKNNMNVKVIGDKSRLDKDIQETIAKLEEYTSDFDGLYFTIALNYGSRDEICRAINEIADERERGIISKDEPISEEMISAHLDTRGIPDPDLLIRTSGEERLSNFLLWQCAYTEFYFTKVHWPDFGKDALIEAIQAYTKRDRRYGAVSDTEDSENA; from the coding sequence ATGAAAATTCCGACACACATAGCTATAATTCTTGACGGAAACGGCAGATGGGCAAAATCCAAGGGAATGCCGCGTACTTATGGGCATACCGTTGGAGCAAAAAATGTTGAAACTATATGTCGCGCCTGCCACGACATCGGTGTGAAATATCTTACAGTATATGCTTTTTCGACTGAAAACTGGTCGAGACCTTCAGATGAAGTATCGGCTCTTATGTTGCTTCTCAGGCAGTATCTGGCTACATGCCAGAAAACCGCAAAAAAGAACAACATGAATGTAAAGGTTATCGGAGATAAGAGCAGGCTTGATAAAGATATACAGGAAACTATAGCTAAGTTGGAGGAGTATACATCTGATTTTGACGGCTTATATTTTACAATTGCCTTGAATTACGGTAGCCGTGATGAAATTTGTCGTGCTATAAACGAAATTGCAGACGAAAGAGAAAGGGGCATTATATCAAAGGATGAGCCCATCAGCGAGGAAATGATAAGTGCACATTTGGATACAAGAGGGATTCCTGATCCGGATCTGCTTATCAGAACCAGCGGAGAGGAAAGACTTTCAAATTTCCTTCTCTGGCAGTGTGCATATACAGAATTCTATTTCACAAAGGTACATTGGCCTGATTTCGGAAAGGATGCTTTGATAGAAGCAAT